One Burkholderia vietnamiensis LMG 10929 genomic window carries:
- a CDS encoding NAD(P)/FAD-dependent oxidoreductase, giving the protein MSSQVVIVGGGVIGSSIAYFLRATDPTVSVTVIERDPTYAKSSSALSAASIRQQFSTPLSIEMSLFGIAFLRNIGERLEVDGTQPSIDLHEGGYLFLATPAGDATLRENHALQTRLGADIHLLDLDALRAKFPWLNVDDLVSGAYGASGEGWFDGYGLVQALRKKAQALGARYVAADVTGVVRDGRKITHVVTNDGERHACDTLVNAAGAWTRTLSSMMGIDIPVYARRRSIFNVSSPAKLADCPLLIDPTGVYFRPEGRTYICGTSPSPDRDPDDLPLDEVDHDLFDEVIWPTLANRVPEFEALRVENCWSGYYEYNVFDHNAIIGYHPELDNVVFANGYSGHGLQQGPATGRGVSELILGGRYESLDLSPLGWERVLENRPIVEKNVV; this is encoded by the coding sequence GTGAGTTCTCAAGTCGTCATCGTCGGCGGTGGTGTGATCGGCAGCTCGATCGCCTATTTCCTGCGCGCCACCGATCCGACGGTTTCCGTGACCGTCATCGAGCGCGATCCCACCTATGCGAAGTCGTCGTCGGCGCTGTCGGCCGCGTCGATCCGCCAGCAGTTCTCGACGCCGCTGTCGATCGAGATGTCGCTGTTCGGCATCGCGTTCCTGCGCAATATCGGCGAACGGCTCGAAGTCGACGGAACGCAGCCGTCGATCGATCTGCATGAAGGCGGTTACCTGTTCCTCGCGACGCCGGCCGGCGATGCGACGCTGCGCGAAAACCACGCGCTGCAGACGCGGCTCGGCGCCGATATCCATCTGCTGGACCTCGACGCGCTGCGTGCGAAGTTCCCGTGGCTGAACGTCGACGATCTCGTGTCGGGCGCTTATGGCGCGAGCGGCGAAGGATGGTTCGACGGCTACGGGCTCGTGCAGGCGCTGCGCAAGAAGGCGCAGGCGCTCGGCGCGCGCTATGTGGCGGCCGACGTGACCGGCGTCGTGCGCGACGGCCGCAAGATCACGCACGTGGTGACGAACGACGGCGAGCGCCATGCATGCGACACGCTCGTCAATGCGGCCGGCGCGTGGACGCGCACGCTGTCGTCGATGATGGGCATCGACATTCCGGTGTATGCGCGGCGCCGCAGCATCTTCAACGTGTCGTCGCCGGCGAAGCTCGCCGATTGCCCGCTGCTGATCGATCCGACCGGGGTGTATTTCCGGCCGGAAGGGCGCACGTATATCTGCGGGACGTCGCCGAGCCCCGATCGCGATCCCGACGATCTGCCGCTCGACGAGGTCGATCACGATCTGTTCGACGAGGTGATCTGGCCGACGCTCGCGAACCGCGTGCCGGAGTTCGAGGCGCTGCGCGTGGAGAATTGCTGGTCCGGGTACTACGAGTACAACGTGTTCGACCACAACGCGATCATCGGGTATCACCCCGAGCTCGACAACGTCGTGTTCGCGAACGGATATAGCGGGCACGGGCTGCAGCAAGGGCCTGCCACGGGGCGTGGCGTGAGTGAACTGATTCTGGGCGGGCGGTACGAATCGCTCGACCTGTCGCCGCTCGGCTGGGAGCGTGTGCTGGAAAACCGG
- a CDS encoding branched-chain amino acid ABC transporter substrate-binding protein: protein MTFRTRSLSGMALAAALLAFQTGAAHAQEAVVKVGVAVPLTGSGAAYGKDIENGVRMAVDEANAARPTLGGKPVKFVVASQDDQSDPRIGVQAAQQLTDAQVAVVIGHFNSGTTLPASKIYAKAGIPMITPSATNPDITRAGLGTVYRVIATDAQNAGNAGAYAAGVTKAKRIAIIDDRTAFGQGEADEFEKAVKAAGGTIVAREFTNDKAVDFSAQLTKIKSANADLVFFGGLDAQSAMLVKRMRQLGVRAQFLAGGGVMNANFIRLAGNAAEGAAVWEYGQPLARLAKGKQFETKFRQKYGVDMLAYAPFAYDATWIAINAMQKANSAKPADFNGALKSTRYDGITGTIAFTTTGDLKNPSSTLYEVKNAAWQPVTTQTAD from the coding sequence ATGACGTTCCGCACTCGCTCGCTTTCCGGCATGGCGCTGGCCGCCGCGCTTCTCGCGTTCCAGACCGGCGCGGCTCACGCGCAGGAAGCGGTCGTCAAGGTCGGCGTGGCCGTGCCGCTGACCGGCAGCGGCGCCGCCTACGGCAAGGACATCGAGAACGGCGTGCGGATGGCCGTCGACGAGGCGAACGCGGCGCGGCCCACACTCGGCGGCAAGCCGGTGAAGTTCGTCGTCGCGTCGCAGGACGACCAGAGCGATCCGCGCATCGGCGTCCAGGCGGCGCAGCAGCTGACCGACGCGCAGGTCGCGGTCGTGATCGGCCATTTCAATTCGGGCACGACGCTGCCGGCTTCGAAGATCTACGCGAAGGCCGGCATTCCGATGATCACGCCGTCGGCCACCAATCCCGACATCACGCGCGCCGGGCTCGGCACCGTGTATCGCGTGATCGCCACCGACGCGCAGAACGCCGGCAATGCCGGCGCGTATGCGGCGGGCGTGACCAAGGCGAAGCGCATCGCGATCATCGACGACCGTACCGCGTTCGGGCAGGGCGAAGCCGACGAGTTCGAGAAGGCGGTGAAGGCGGCGGGCGGCACGATCGTCGCGCGCGAATTCACGAACGACAAGGCCGTCGACTTCAGCGCGCAGCTCACCAAGATCAAGAGCGCGAACGCGGACCTCGTGTTCTTCGGCGGGCTCGATGCGCAGTCCGCGATGCTGGTCAAGCGGATGCGCCAGCTCGGCGTGCGCGCGCAGTTCCTCGCGGGCGGCGGCGTGATGAACGCCAACTTCATCAGGCTCGCCGGCAATGCGGCCGAAGGCGCGGCCGTGTGGGAGTACGGGCAGCCGCTCGCACGGCTCGCGAAGGGCAAGCAGTTCGAGACGAAGTTCAGGCAGAAGTACGGCGTCGACATGCTTGCCTATGCGCCGTTCGCCTACGACGCGACCTGGATCGCGATCAATGCGATGCAGAAGGCGAATTCGGCGAAGCCGGCCGACTTCAACGGCGCGCTCAAGAGCACGCGCTACGACGGCATCACCGGCACGATCGCGTTCACGACCACGGGCGACCTGAAGAACCCGAGCTCGACGCTGTATGAAGTGAAGAACGCCGCGTGGCAGCCGGTCACCACGCAGACGGCCGATTGA
- a CDS encoding CsbD family protein — protein sequence MDRNRIEGKLKQVKGSVKEALGKVTGDRETEAEGVAEQRAGKLQEQAGEAADAVRRHTGIDTHIDRH from the coding sequence ATGGATAGAAATCGCATCGAAGGCAAGCTCAAACAGGTGAAGGGTTCGGTCAAGGAAGCGCTCGGCAAGGTGACCGGCGACCGCGAGACGGAAGCGGAGGGCGTCGCCGAACAGCGGGCCGGGAAGCTCCAGGAGCAAGCCGGCGAGGCGGCCGACGCGGTGCGCAGGCATACGGGCATCGATACGCATATCGACCGGCACTGA
- a CDS encoding helix-turn-helix transcriptional regulator, producing the protein MDERVNEQALKSHTDRRQLHQIIAGLTEGVILIEPDQRIVWANEAALAMHGVTELAELGADVTEYRARFRLRYRNNRPVRHGHYPMDRVIAGEQFSDVTVEVESAADANVSWVHRIRSLVLTNAAGEPDCLALVLHDATEWASAEDRFERTFNTNPAPAAICRLDDLRYVKVNQGFLDMTGYARDEVLGRSVYEVDVLEQAERRELAIERLAERATIPQMEAVVKRADGSPNAVVVAGQPIDMNGEACMLFTFMDLEPRRQAELALRQSEERFAKAFRMAPVATAIVTADGFVLLDVNDAFVAMTGHPRDDLLGKSADEIGLWAERGAREQLDGQLARDGGVRNADVQIRTREGDLRDCVVSADPVAIHGQDCVLIALLDISDRKRTEMELVYAIETAMQDASWFSRTLIEKLANVRRANAPDAGPQLSDLTARERDVFDLLCQGLADKEIAGRLGLAPNTVRNHVATIYAKLDVHSRGEAIVWARERGVVGAADPNVARTDKGGD; encoded by the coding sequence ATGGACGAACGAGTGAACGAACAGGCGCTCAAGTCGCATACCGATCGGCGCCAACTACATCAGATCATCGCGGGGCTTACCGAGGGCGTGATCCTCATCGAACCGGACCAGCGCATCGTGTGGGCGAACGAGGCCGCGCTCGCGATGCACGGCGTGACCGAGCTCGCCGAACTGGGCGCGGACGTCACCGAGTATCGCGCGCGCTTCCGGCTGCGCTACCGGAACAATCGTCCGGTGCGTCACGGCCACTATCCGATGGACCGCGTGATCGCGGGCGAGCAGTTCAGCGACGTGACCGTCGAAGTCGAATCGGCCGCCGACGCGAACGTGAGCTGGGTCCACCGGATCCGCAGCCTCGTGTTGACGAATGCGGCCGGCGAGCCCGATTGCCTCGCGCTCGTGTTGCACGACGCAACCGAATGGGCGAGCGCCGAGGACCGCTTCGAGCGCACCTTCAACACGAACCCCGCGCCGGCCGCGATCTGCCGGCTCGACGATCTGCGCTATGTGAAGGTCAATCAGGGCTTTCTCGACATGACGGGCTACGCCCGCGACGAAGTACTCGGCCGCTCCGTCTATGAAGTGGACGTGCTCGAACAGGCCGAGCGGCGCGAACTGGCGATCGAGCGGCTCGCCGAGCGCGCGACCATTCCGCAGATGGAGGCCGTGGTCAAACGCGCGGACGGCAGCCCGAATGCGGTCGTCGTTGCCGGGCAGCCGATCGACATGAACGGCGAAGCATGCATGCTGTTCACCTTCATGGACCTCGAGCCGCGCCGGCAGGCCGAGCTTGCGCTGCGGCAGAGCGAGGAGCGCTTCGCGAAGGCGTTCCGGATGGCGCCGGTGGCCACCGCGATCGTCACGGCCGACGGCTTCGTGCTGCTCGACGTGAACGACGCCTTCGTCGCGATGACGGGCCATCCGCGCGACGACCTGCTCGGCAAGTCCGCCGACGAAATTGGCCTGTGGGCCGAGCGCGGCGCGCGCGAGCAGCTCGACGGCCAGCTCGCGCGCGATGGCGGCGTGCGCAACGCAGACGTGCAGATCCGCACGCGCGAAGGCGACCTGCGCGATTGCGTGGTGTCGGCCGACCCGGTCGCGATTCACGGCCAGGACTGCGTGCTGATCGCGCTGCTCGACATCAGCGACCGCAAGCGCACCGAGATGGAGCTCGTCTATGCGATCGAGACGGCGATGCAGGATGCGTCGTGGTTCAGCCGCACACTGATCGAGAAGCTCGCGAACGTGCGGCGCGCGAATGCGCCGGACGCGGGGCCGCAGCTGTCGGATCTCACCGCGCGCGAGCGCGACGTGTTCGACCTGCTGTGTCAGGGCCTCGCCGACAAGGAGATCGCCGGCCGCCTCGGCCTCGCGCCGAACACGGTCCGCAATCACGTCGCGACGATCTACGCGAAACTCGACGTGCACAGCCGCGGCGAGGCCATCGTATGGGCGCGCGAGCGCGGCGTCGTCGGCGCGGCCGATCCGAACGTCGCGCGCACCGACAAGGGCGGCGACTGA
- a CDS encoding BON domain-containing protein, translated as MNKTSHLSTVLAISASFLLCAAPLTHAQTQASSTDSSMTSESNQPVTDTWITTKVKSELAATDGVKSTDISVKTVDGVVTLTGVLPTRTAVKKAVAVTRSIKGVKHVDAAGLKPKA; from the coding sequence ATGAACAAGACCTCGCATCTCTCGACCGTCCTCGCGATCAGCGCGTCCTTCCTGCTCTGCGCTGCGCCGCTCACGCATGCCCAGACCCAGGCGTCGTCGACCGACAGCAGCATGACCAGCGAGTCGAATCAGCCGGTGACCGACACGTGGATCACAACCAAGGTGAAGAGCGAACTCGCCGCCACCGACGGTGTGAAGAGCACCGACATCAGCGTGAAGACCGTCGACGGCGTCGTCACGCTGACCGGCGTACTGCCGACCCGCACCGCAGTGAAGAAGGCCGTCGCCGTCACGCGTTCGATCAAGGGCGTGAAGCACGTCGACGCGGCGGGACTGAAACCGAAGGCGTGA
- a CDS encoding CsbD family protein — MNEDKIKGQWKQLTGKVKAKWGKLTDDDLAVAEGNRDYLVGKIQERYGIARDEAERQLKDFDSGL, encoded by the coding sequence ATGAACGAAGACAAGATCAAGGGCCAATGGAAGCAGCTCACCGGCAAGGTCAAGGCGAAGTGGGGCAAGCTGACCGATGACGACCTGGCCGTCGCCGAAGGCAACCGCGACTATCTGGTCGGCAAGATCCAGGAGCGTTACGGGATCGCCCGCGACGAAGCCGAGCGACAACTGAAGGACTTCGATAGCGGGCTGTAA